From a single Lolium rigidum isolate FL_2022 chromosome 7, APGP_CSIRO_Lrig_0.1, whole genome shotgun sequence genomic region:
- the LOC124679435 gene encoding potassium transporter 22-like, with protein MAEQQQHQGEQQCGGDDEVLEVECALDMPAAVQRQDSLYRDASRAGGGSHHGQERWGKTLRLAFQCVGVLYGDIGTSPLYVYSSTFTAGVRHTDDLLGVLSLIIYSFILFTMVKYVYIALRANDDGDGGTFALYSLISRHAKVSLVPNQQAEDELHILEQMEQDDPKSFSRRRGLATLQLGSPAAQRAQRVKELLETSRPVRISLFLLTILATAMVISDACLTPAISVLSAVGGLKEKAPHLTTDQIVWITVAILVALFAVQRFGTDKVGYFFAPVVILWLLLIGGVGVYNLVKHDIGVLRAFNPKYIADYFRRNKKDAWVSLGGILLCFTGTEALFADLGYFSIRSIQLSFGFGLVPSVLLAYAGQAAFLRKYPEEVANTFYRSTPTALFWPTFVLAIAASIIGSQAMISCAFATISHSQALGCFPRVKILHTSKQYQGQLYIPEVNFLLGFAACVVTVAFKTTVVIGEAHGICVVLVMLITTLLLTVVMLLVWKVNAWWVALFFTVFMASESVYLSSVLYKFLHGGYIPVAMSAVLVAVMVVWHYVHVKRYKYELERTVSPDKVRELLDGRELRKVPGVGLFYTDLVQGIPPVFPHLIEKIPSIHAVLLFVSVKHLPVPHVDMSERFLFRQVEPKEHKLYRCVARYGYRDPLEEAKDFVANLVERLQYYIRDVNLYGVDVDAKAGKVSYPSSRCDSMARSSTRTATMMQMYSASYKESLALGRARSSSATGRMMQLGMNPSASYTERQDGRGRSIYAEEMMTPAESFSELAYYPSGRYAASSQQLFQAAKMSLEEMAKIEEEQRYIEREMEKGVVYIMGENEVVARPHSSLLKKVIVNYVYAFLRKNCRQGDKVLSIPRSHLLKVGMSYEI; from the exons ATggcagagcagcagcagcatcagggGGAGCAGCAGTGCGGTGGCGATGATGAAGTGTTGGAGGTGGAGTGCGCGCTGGACATGCCGGCGGCGGTGCAGCGGCAGGACTCGCTGTACCGGGACGCCTCCAGGGCCGGCGGCGGTAGCCACCACGGGCAGGAGCGGTGGGGCAAGACGCTGCGCCTGGCGTTCCAGTGCGTCGGCGTGCTCTACGGCGATATCGGGACCTCGCCGCTCTACGTCTACTCCAGCACCTTCACCGCCGGCGTCCGGCACACGGACGACCTCCTGGGCGTCCTCTCCCTCATCATCTATAGCTTCATCCTCTTCACCATGGTCAAGTATGTCTACATCGCGCTCCGGGCGAACGACGACGGAgacg GCGGCACATTTGCGCTCTACTCGCTCATCTCTCGGCACGCCAAGGTGAGCCTGGTGCCTAACCAGCAAGCCGAGGACGAGCTGCACATCCTGGAGCAGATGGAGCAAGACGACCCCAAGTCCTTcagccggcggcgcggcctggccacgCTGCAGCtgggctcgccggcggcgcagCGCGCGCAGCGGGTCAAGGAGCTCCTGGAGACGAGCAGGCCCGTGCGGATCTCGCTGTTTCTGCTCACCATCCTCGCGACGGCCATGGTGATCAGCGACGCCTGCCTCACTCCGGCCATCTCCGTGCTGTCCGCCGTCGGAGGGCTCAAGGAGAAGGCGCCGCACCTCACCACAG ACCAGATCGTGTGGATCACCGTGGCCATCCTGGTGGCGCTGTTCGCGGTGCAGCGCTTCGGCACGGACAAGGTGGGCTACTTCTTCGCACCGGTGGTCATCCTGTGGCTGCTCCTCATCGGCGGCGTGGGCGTTTACAACCTGGTGAAGCACGACATCGGCGTCTTGAGGGCGTTCAACCCAAAGTACATCGCCGACTACTTCCGACGCAACAAGAAGGACGCGTGGGTGTCCCTGGGCGGCATCCTCCTCTGCTTCACCGGCACCGAGGCGCTCTTCGCCGACCTCGGCTACTTCAGCATCCGCTCCATCCAGCTCAGCTTCGGCTTCGGCCTCGTTCCCTCCGTGCTCCTCGCCTACGCCGGCCAGGCCGCGTTCCTCCGCAAGTACCCGGAGGAGGTAGCCAACACCTTCTACAGGTCCACCCCCACGGCCCTCTTCTGGCCGACTTTCGTGCTCGCCATTGCCGCGTCGATCATCGGCAGCCAGGCCATGATCTCGTGCGCCTTCGCCACCATCTCGCACTCGCAGGCGCTGGGCTGCTTCCCGCGAGTCAAGATCCTGCACACCTCTAAGCAGTACCAGGGCCAGCTCTACATTCCGGAGGTGAACTTCCTGCTGGGCTTCGCCGCCTGCGTGGTCACCGTGGCGTTCAAGACCACGGTGGTGATCGGCGAGGCGCACGGCATCTGCGTGGTCCTCGTGATGCTGATCACCACGCTGCTCCTCACCGTGGTGATGCTGCTGGTGTGGAAGGTGAACGCGTGGTGGGTGGCACTCTTCTTCACGGTGTTCATGGCGTCCGAGTCCGTGTACCTCTCCTCCGTGCTCTACAAGTTCCTGCACGGAGGGTACATCCCCGTGGCCATGTCGGCGGTGCTGGTGGCGGTCATGGTGGTGTGGCACTACGTGCACGTGAAGCGGTACAAGTACGAGCTGGAGCGCACAGTGTCGCCCGACAAGGTGCGGGAGCTGCTGGACGGGCGCGAGCTGCGCAAGGTGCCCGGCGTGGGGCTCTTCTACACGGACCTGGTGCAGGGGATCCCGCCCGTGTTCCCTCACCTGATCGAGAAGATCCCGTCCATCCACGCCGTGCTGCTCTTCGTCTCCGTCAAGCACCTCCCCGTCCCGCACGTCGACATGTCGGAGCGGTTCCTGTTCCGGCAGGTGGAGCCCAAGGAGCACAAGCTGTACCGGTGCGTGGCGAGGTACGGGTACCGCGACCCGCTGGAGGAGGCCAAGGACTTCGTGGCCAACCTGGTGGAGCGGCTCCAGTACTACATCCGCGACGTGAACCTCTACGGCGTGGATGTGGACGCCAAGGCCGGCAAGGTGAGCTACCCGAGCTCGCGCTGCGACAGCATGGCCAGGTCGTCGACCCGCACCGCCACCATGATGCAGATGTACTCGGCGTCCTACAAGGAGAGCCTTGCGCTGGGAAGGGCGAGGTCGTCGTCGGCGACGGGGCGCATGATGCAGCTGGGCATGAACCCGTCGGCGTCCTACACGGAGAGGCAGGATGGGAGGGGCCGGTCCATCTACGCGGAGGAGATGATGACGCCGGCGGAGTCCTTCTCGGAGCTGGCGTACTATCCGTCGGGGCGGTACGCGGCCAGCAGCCAGCAGCTGTTCCAGGCGGCGAAGATGAGCCTGGAGGAGATGGCCAAGATCGAGGAGGAGCAGAGGTACATCGAGAGGGAGATGGAGAAGGGGGTGGTGTACATCATGGGGGAGAACGAAGTGGTGGCGCGGCCGCACTCGTCGCTGCTCAAGAAGGTCATCGTCAACTACGTCTACGCATTCCTCAGGAAGAACTGCAGGCAAGGGGATAAGGTGCTCTCCATCCCAAGGAGCCACCTGCTCAAGGTCGGAATGTCCTACGAGATCTAG